One region of Gorilla gorilla gorilla isolate KB3781 chromosome 13, NHGRI_mGorGor1-v2.1_pri, whole genome shotgun sequence genomic DNA includes:
- the PTGDS gene encoding prostaglandin-H2 D-isomerase isoform X1, translating to MATHHTLWMGLALLGVLGDLQAAPEAQVSVQPNFQQDKFLGRWFSAGLASNSSWLREKKAALSMCKSVVAPAADGGLNLTSTFLRKNQCETRTMLLQTAGSLGSYSYRSPHWGSTYSVSVVETDYDQYALLYSQGSKGPGEDFRMATLYSRTQTPRAELKEKFTAFCKAQGFTEDTIVFLPQTDKCMTEQ from the exons ATGGCTACTCATCACACGCTGTGGATGGGACTGGCCCTGCTGGGGGTGCTGGGCGACCTGCAGGCAGCACCCGAGGCCCAGGTCTCCGTGCAGCCCAACTTCCAGCAGGACAAG TTCCTGGGGCGCTGGTTCAGCGCGGGCCTCGCCTCCAACTCGAGCTGGCTCCGGGAGAAGAAGGCAGCGTTGTCCATGTGCAAGTCGGTGGTGGCCCCTGCCGCTGATGGTGGCCTCAACCTGACCTCCACCTTCCTCAG GAAAAACCAGTGTGAGACCCGAACCATGCTGCTGCAGACCGCGGGGTCCCTCGGCTCCTACAGCTACCGGAGTCCCC ACTGGGGCAGCACCTACTCCGTGTCAGTGGTGGAGACCGACTATGACCAGTACGCCCTGCTGTACAGCCAGGGCAGCAAGGGCCCTGGCGAGGACTTCCGCATGGCCACCCTGTACA GCCGAACCCAGACCCCCAGGGCTGAGTTAAAGGAGAAATTCACCGCCTTCTGCAAGGCCCAGGGCTTCACAGAGGATACCATTGTCTTCCTGCCCCAAACCG ATAAGTGCATGACGGAACAATAG
- the PTGDS gene encoding prostaglandin-H2 D-isomerase precursor (The RefSeq protein has 1 substitution compared to this genomic sequence): MATHHTLWMGLALLGVLGDLQAAPEAQVSVQPNFQQDKFLGRWFSAGLASNSSWLREKKAALSMCKSVVAPAADGGLNLTSTFLRKNQCETRTMLLQTAGSLGSYSYRSPHWGSTYSVSVVETDYDQYALLYSQGSKGPGEDFRMATLYSRTQTPRAELKEKFTAFCKAQGFTEDTIVFLPQTDKCLTEQ, encoded by the exons ATGGCTACTCATCACACGCTGTGGATGGGACTGGCCCTGCTGGGGGTGCTGGGCGACCTGCAGGCAGCACCCGAGGCCCAGGTCTCCGTGCAGCCCAACTTCCAGCAGGACAAG TTCCTGGGGCGCTGGTTCAGCGCGGGCCTCGCCTCCAACTCGAGCTGGCTCCGGGAGAAGAAGGCAGCGTTGTCCATGTGCAAGTCGGTGGTGGCCCCTGCCGCTGATGGTGGCCTCAACCTGACCTCCACCTTCCTCAG GAAAAACCAGTGTGAGACCCGAACCATGCTGCTGCAGACCGCGGGGTCCCTCGGCTCCTACAGCTACCGGAGTCCCC ACTGGGGCAGCACCTACTCCGTGTCAGTGGTGGAGACCGACTATGACCAGTACGCCCTGCTGTACAGCCAGGGCAGCAAGGGCCCTGGCGAGGACTTCCGCATGGCCACCCTGTACA GCCGAACCCAGACCCCCAGGGCTGAGTTAAAGGAGAAATTCACCGCCTTCTGCAAGGCCCAGGGCTTCACAGAGGATACCATTGTCTTCCTGCCCCAAACCG ATAAGTGCATGACGGAACAATAG
- the LCNL1 gene encoding LOW QUALITY PROTEIN: lipocalin-like 1 protein (The sequence of the model RefSeq protein was modified relative to this genomic sequence to represent the inferred CDS: deleted 3 bases in 2 codons) translates to MVGVVSDDQDFLDSKDTMKMAVVLVTPLGNGDLALKFGYPTPDGGCQKMDTTFTKGATVQGQFSNPAMALTDIRVAFSDYQHFALLYLETRKGGLRNQWLQLYGGRAAGRRPRHPRFGFGMSPLCLHQPVLHAEGGTAGSWCLWPRVPPLPAPLAPPCPSLPLFAPPAPCL, encoded by the exons ATGGTCGGGGTGGTGTCAGATGACCAGGACTTCCTGGACTCCAAGGACACCATGAAGATGGCTGTGGTCTTAGTGACCCCCTTGGGGAACGGTGACCTGGCCCTCAAGTTTGGATACCCCAC GCCCGATGGCGGGTGCCAGAAAATGGACACGACCTTCACCAAGGGTGCT ACTGTACAGGGGCAGTTCAGCAACCCAG CCATGGCCCTGACTGACATCCGAGTGGCCTTCTCCGACTACCAGCACTTTGCCTTGCTGTACTTGGAGACGCGGAAAGGGGGCCTGCGGAACCAGTGGCTGCAGCTCTACGGTGGGCGGGCTGCGGGGCGGAGACCCAGACACCCCCGCTTCGGGTTTGGGATGTCACCCCTGTGCCTGCACCAGCCCGTTCTGCACGCGGAAGGCGGAACCGCTGGCTCCTGGTGTCTGTGGCCGCGGGTCCcg cccctccctgcccctctggcccctccctgcccctctctccctctcttcgcCCCTCCAGCCCCTTGCCTTTAG